A genomic window from Prosthecobacter debontii includes:
- the aroE gene encoding shikimate dehydrogenase — protein MASFYTYDQLHHWADATSSLTPPARLAVIGDPIAHSKSPQMHNPALQACGIDAQYVRVQVPVGSVKEAFGLFVKHGFLGVNITIPHKFEALEAVDVLDPLARRLGAVNTLAIRDGQMFGYNTDGPGFLRSVKEAFGADVKDLRLLILGAGGGAGRAVAVQSVLSGCRHLLLANRTESKLAPLLNELSGLTDPSAPVQLQTCTLDPADLAARLPEVDLIVNATSVGMKAEDAPLLPAGCLEARHFVYDMVYRASGPTELIQAATAAGAPYADGMCLLLHQGAISFEHWFPNETAPIEVMRKGLLG, from the coding sequence GTGGCTTCTTTTTATACTTACGACCAGTTGCATCACTGGGCTGATGCAACGTCTTCACTGACTCCGCCAGCGCGCCTCGCGGTGATTGGCGATCCCATCGCGCATTCCAAGTCGCCTCAGATGCATAATCCGGCGCTGCAGGCGTGTGGCATTGACGCTCAGTATGTGCGGGTGCAGGTGCCTGTGGGGAGTGTGAAGGAGGCCTTTGGTCTCTTTGTGAAGCATGGCTTCCTGGGGGTGAACATCACCATCCCGCATAAGTTTGAAGCCTTGGAAGCCGTGGATGTTCTGGACCCTCTCGCGCGTCGTCTCGGTGCGGTGAACACGTTAGCGATTCGTGATGGCCAAATGTTCGGTTACAACACGGATGGTCCGGGCTTTCTGCGCAGTGTGAAAGAGGCCTTTGGCGCGGATGTCAAAGACCTGCGTCTTCTGATCCTCGGTGCTGGTGGTGGTGCGGGGCGTGCGGTGGCGGTGCAGAGCGTTTTGTCTGGCTGCCGTCATCTGCTGTTGGCGAATCGCACCGAGTCCAAGCTGGCTCCGTTATTGAATGAGCTCTCAGGGTTGACCGACCCTTCAGCTCCGGTGCAGTTGCAAACCTGCACCCTCGACCCTGCGGATCTGGCGGCTCGACTGCCCGAGGTGGATCTCATCGTCAATGCCACCTCGGTGGGGATGAAAGCGGAGGATGCCCCGCTATTGCCTGCGGGTTGCCTGGAAGCGCGCCACTTCGTTTACGACATGGTCTATCGCGCCAGCGGTCCCACGGAGTTGATCCAAGCCGCCACAGCGGCAGGGGCCCCCTATGCCGATGGCATGTGCCTGCTCCTGCATCAGGGAGCCATCTCCTTTGAGCATTGGTTTCCGAATGAAACCGCGCCGATCGAAGTGATGCGGAAAGGTTTGTTAGGCTGA
- the thrH gene encoding bifunctional phosphoserine phosphatase/homoserine phosphotransferase ThrH: protein MKKQTIVTLDLEGVLVPEIWIAFAEKTGIAELRRTTRDEPDYDVLMKGRLAILDQHGLKLSDIQEVIGTLTPLEGAKAFLDELRSLTQVIILSDTFEEFAQPLMRQLGWPTIFCHYLETDSSGRITDYKLRQPNQKQKAVAAFKSLNYHIIAAGDSFNDTTMLGEAHKGFFFHSPESIQAQFPQFKPFDRYEDLLAAIKAEL, encoded by the coding sequence ATGAAAAAACAGACCATCGTCACCCTGGACCTCGAAGGCGTTCTCGTGCCGGAGATTTGGATCGCCTTCGCTGAGAAGACCGGCATTGCCGAACTGCGCCGCACCACTCGGGATGAACCGGACTACGATGTCCTCATGAAAGGTCGCCTCGCCATTCTGGATCAGCATGGGCTGAAGCTCAGTGATATTCAGGAAGTCATTGGGACACTCACCCCGCTGGAGGGCGCCAAAGCATTCCTCGACGAGCTGCGTTCCCTGACTCAGGTCATCATTCTCAGCGATACCTTCGAGGAATTTGCCCAGCCCCTGATGCGCCAGCTCGGCTGGCCCACCATCTTCTGCCACTATTTGGAAACCGACAGCTCAGGCCGCATCACGGACTACAAGCTGCGCCAGCCTAACCAAAAACAAAAGGCCGTCGCCGCCTTCAAAAGCCTGAACTACCACATCATCGCGGCAGGCGACTCCTTCAATGACACCACCATGCTGGGAGAGGCTCACAAAGGGTTCTTCTTCCACAGCCCGGAGAGCATCCAGGCTCAATTCCCCCAGTTCAAACCCTTTGATCGTTACGAGGATCTGCTCGCAGCGATCAAGGCGGAACTGTAA
- the xylA gene encoding xylose isomerase gives MSEAFPDIPKIQYEGPKSRNPLSFKHYNAEEVVAGKKMRDHFRFGIAYWHAMRNSLADPFGTGTAQRPWDDGSNSIPNAQRRVWACFEFMDKLGVDYYCFHDRDVAPEGETLAESNSNLDAVADELEKAQNATGKKLLWGTACLFAHPRYNQGAATSPNANVYAYAAAQVKKAIEVTHRLGGEGYTFWGGREGYATLWNTDLKRELDHLARFLHMAVEYKQKIGFTGQFYIEPKPREPSTHQYDSDAAACLNFLREHGLMDHFKLNLETNHATLAGHSMWHEMEVAVAAGALGSVDANTGDELIGWDTDQFPTDIYLTTQMMLVMLKNGGFTTGGLNFDAKVRRESFEPVDLFHAHIGGMDAFARGLKIAASIIEDGRLDSFRNARYSTFDAGIGAKIESGTASFEELEAYTLENGEPLISSGRQEMLENLINEYI, from the coding sequence ATGAGCGAAGCTTTTCCTGATATCCCCAAGATCCAATACGAGGGTCCCAAGTCCCGCAATCCCCTCTCCTTCAAACACTACAACGCGGAGGAAGTCGTCGCGGGTAAGAAGATGCGGGATCACTTCCGTTTCGGCATCGCTTACTGGCATGCCATGCGCAACAGCCTGGCCGATCCCTTTGGCACGGGCACCGCACAGCGCCCTTGGGATGACGGCAGCAACTCCATCCCCAACGCACAACGCCGCGTCTGGGCCTGCTTTGAGTTCATGGATAAGCTGGGCGTGGACTACTACTGCTTCCATGATCGCGATGTGGCTCCGGAGGGGGAAACCCTGGCCGAGAGCAACAGCAATCTGGACGCCGTCGCCGATGAGCTGGAGAAAGCTCAAAACGCCACCGGTAAGAAGCTCCTCTGGGGCACCGCCTGCCTTTTCGCCCATCCCCGCTACAATCAAGGCGCGGCCACCAGCCCGAACGCCAATGTCTATGCCTATGCCGCGGCGCAGGTGAAAAAGGCCATCGAGGTCACGCATCGTCTCGGTGGTGAAGGTTATACCTTCTGGGGAGGTCGCGAAGGTTATGCCACCCTCTGGAATACCGACTTGAAGCGTGAGCTGGATCACCTGGCTCGTTTCCTCCACATGGCGGTGGAGTATAAGCAGAAGATCGGCTTCACCGGGCAGTTCTACATTGAACCGAAACCGCGTGAACCCTCCACGCACCAGTATGACAGCGACGCCGCCGCTTGCCTCAACTTCCTGCGTGAGCACGGCCTCATGGATCACTTCAAACTGAACCTGGAAACCAACCACGCCACCCTGGCGGGACACTCCATGTGGCATGAGATGGAAGTCGCCGTGGCCGCAGGCGCTCTCGGCTCGGTGGATGCCAATACCGGGGATGAACTCATCGGCTGGGATACGGATCAATTCCCCACCGACATCTACCTGACCACCCAGATGATGCTGGTCATGCTGAAGAACGGCGGCTTCACCACCGGTGGCCTGAACTTCGATGCCAAGGTGCGCCGTGAATCCTTTGAGCCCGTGGATCTTTTCCACGCTCACATTGGTGGCATGGATGCCTTCGCCCGCGGTCTAAAGATCGCTGCCTCCATCATTGAGGACGGTCGTCTCGATTCTTTCCGCAACGCTCGTTATTCCACCTTCGATGCCGGCATCGGCGCCAAGATCGAATCTGGCACCGCCAGCTTCGAGGAACTGGAAGCTTACACCCTTGAAAACGGTGAACCGCTCATCAGCTCAGGCCGCCAGGAAATGCTGGAGAACCTGATCAACGAATACATCTGA